In Leuconostoc kimchii IMSNU 11154, one genomic interval encodes:
- a CDS encoding ECF transporter S component → MQTISKSKSTRWALRDVLLLAFVAVFIGFIFWVLGPIYNLLSAALTPLGLAPFANELLLGGWMMAAPLASILIRQAGAGVLGEVFAAAVEMLLGGQWGVATLLSGLVQGIGSEAGFAVLGYKNWGWRGIFASAITGTIVTFIWSAVRDGYGSYHIGLLIALFLTRFVSLLFFGGVLVVAIQKLIEKAGVLHRD, encoded by the coding sequence ATGCAAACTATTTCAAAGTCAAAATCAACGCGTTGGGCACTTCGTGACGTGTTGCTACTGGCATTCGTCGCTGTTTTTATTGGATTTATCTTTTGGGTTCTTGGTCCAATCTATAATTTATTATCAGCTGCCCTAACGCCCTTGGGCTTAGCACCATTTGCAAATGAACTACTACTAGGTGGTTGGATGATGGCTGCACCACTGGCCAGCATTTTGATCCGCCAAGCTGGTGCTGGTGTCTTAGGTGAAGTTTTCGCTGCTGCTGTTGAAATGTTACTTGGTGGCCAATGGGGTGTCGCAACTTTGCTATCTGGTCTTGTTCAAGGTATCGGTAGTGAAGCAGGATTTGCTGTCTTGGGCTACAAAAACTGGGGATGGCGTGGTATTTTTGCCTCAGCAATCACAGGTACAATTGTGACATTTATCTGGTCTGCTGTCCGTGATGGCTACGGTTCTTATCACATTGGTCTTCTAATTGCCTTATTCTTAACACGCTTTGTTTCACTTCTATTCTTTGGTGGTGTGTTAGTTGTTGCCATTCAGAAACTGATTGAAAAGGCTGGTGTTTTGCATCGTGACTGA
- a CDS encoding methionine ABC transporter permease: MTQWFSDTFPNVVYQGWTGDTGWWTSIVQTLYMTFWSAIFGGLLGLIFGIGLIITAPNGIAPNKWTFWIFDKIVSIFRAVPFIILLAFIAPFTKLVVGTQIGTTAALVPLALGVFPFYARQIQVALSEVDSGIVEAAQAVGASFWDIVFGVYLREGRSEIARVSTVTLISLIGLTAMAGAIGAGGLGNMAIAYGYNRFATDTTLVATLLVLIFVLAVQLIGDYLAKKLSHK, encoded by the coding sequence ATGACACAATGGTTTTCAGATACATTTCCAAACGTTGTTTATCAAGGTTGGACTGGTGACACCGGCTGGTGGACTTCAATCGTACAAACACTTTATATGACTTTTTGGTCGGCTATTTTTGGTGGCCTACTCGGCTTAATTTTTGGTATTGGGTTGATTATCACAGCACCAAATGGCATTGCCCCCAATAAATGGACATTCTGGATTTTTGATAAGATCGTTTCAATTTTCCGTGCTGTCCCATTTATCATTCTCTTAGCGTTCATTGCCCCTTTCACTAAACTGGTTGTGGGCACACAAATTGGTACAACTGCTGCTTTAGTTCCCTTAGCTCTTGGTGTTTTCCCATTTTACGCTCGTCAAATACAAGTTGCCTTATCAGAGGTTGATAGTGGTATTGTTGAAGCAGCACAAGCTGTCGGTGCTTCATTTTGGGATATTGTTTTTGGTGTTTACTTACGTGAAGGACGTTCTGAAATCGCTCGCGTTTCAACAGTAACTTTGATTAGTCTCATTGGCTTAACAGCTATGGCTGGTGCTATAGGTGCCGGTGGATTAGGTAACATGGCAATTGCCTATGGTTATAATCGTTTTGCCACGGATACAACACTTGTGGCAACATTACTCGTTTTGATCTTCGTGCTTGCTGTTCAACTGATTGGTGATTATTTAGCAAAAAAGTTGAGCCACAAATAA
- a CDS encoding GntR family transcriptional regulator has translation MTKPVTPRYIQIHNQIKARIEAGEWVAQKRLPAERELSETFNVSRMTLRQAIQTLVDEGLLERRVGSGTYVAEKKVSERALGMTSFTELMAATGRVAKTQTISYKLTSPSASEVSRLQLSEGEEVLVMERLRMGDNEPILLERTTLPVSLIHNFSRRDLTESLYVTLEDAGIQPGRAEQTISATLANERLSELLQIKRGDAILNVRQVSFDQNERPFEYVRSYYVGERFEFTLAR, from the coding sequence ATGACAAAACCTGTCACACCACGTTATATTCAAATTCACAATCAAATTAAAGCACGTATTGAAGCGGGTGAATGGGTTGCACAAAAACGGTTACCTGCTGAACGCGAATTATCGGAAACTTTTAATGTCTCACGGATGACTTTGCGGCAAGCCATTCAAACATTGGTGGATGAAGGCTTGTTAGAACGAAGAGTTGGATCTGGTACGTACGTTGCAGAGAAAAAAGTCTCCGAACGTGCATTAGGCATGACAAGCTTCACCGAATTAATGGCAGCCACAGGACGTGTGGCGAAAACGCAAACCATCAGCTATAAATTAACGTCGCCTTCTGCTTCTGAAGTCTCACGGTTACAATTATCAGAGGGTGAAGAGGTATTGGTTATGGAACGTTTAAGAATGGGGGACAATGAACCTATTTTATTAGAACGGACAACGTTACCAGTATCTCTTATTCACAATTTTTCACGTCGCGATTTAACAGAGTCTTTGTATGTCACATTAGAAGATGCAGGCATTCAACCAGGACGTGCTGAACAAACGATTTCAGCAACTTTGGCGAATGAACGTCTGTCAGAATTGTTACAAATTAAACGTGGCGATGCTATTTTGAATGTGCGCCAAGTATCCTTCGATCAAAATGAGCGACCTTTTGAATATGTGCGTTCATATTATGTTGGCGAACGTTTTGAGTTTACATTAGCACGGTGA
- a CDS encoding phosphatidylglycerophosphatase A family protein encodes MQYATYENTVEKLKQHHISLHDIAIIGYDSEQSYIPGLTIEQVEEAVISILHKRVVQHQIWVALELDRLAEAHLLESPLQDLVENDDTLFGVDETLGTAIAMSFDTIGVTNYGYIDKIKVGLVGELDRKGKTTEAVTTFADDIVGALAAAAASKVAHKFAAGTGQKD; translated from the coding sequence ATGCAATATGCAACTTATGAAAATACAGTTGAAAAGTTAAAACAGCACCACATTAGCTTGCATGACATCGCAATCATTGGATATGATAGCGAACAATCTTATATACCAGGCCTAACCATCGAACAGGTTGAAGAAGCAGTTATCAGTATCTTGCATAAGCGCGTGGTGCAACATCAGATATGGGTTGCCTTGGAATTAGATCGTTTGGCCGAAGCCCATTTACTAGAGTCGCCATTACAAGACTTGGTTGAAAATGATGATACGTTATTTGGTGTTGATGAGACATTAGGGACAGCTATTGCAATGTCTTTTGATACGATTGGCGTCACAAATTATGGTTATATTGACAAGATAAAGGTCGGGTTAGTTGGTGAATTAGATCGTAAGGGAAAGACAACGGAAGCTGTGACAACCTTTGCAGATGACATTGTCGGTGCGTTAGCAGCAGCAGCGGCATCTAAAGTGGCTCATAAATTTGCCGCCGGTACAGGACAAAAAGATTAA
- the tenA gene encoding thiaminase II: MTFSQDLLTRAQPIMDAIMIHPFVQAIAKGEVPNDVLNYYVEQDEHYLKDYLQVTALTVTKTSHSDDIARLLETAQFVSNESKAHEVMLTITGHHVENWRRSPETQLYTDHMYTSAYHGTYADAIATLLPCAWSYGVIGSELVAQGANNDANPLKEWIEIYAPQTDDGVDYNAWRFDALERAVSQFNDNQKEHVAQTFLKSLEMEWRFWEAAWKQTQWQFKF, encoded by the coding sequence ATGACTTTTTCACAAGACCTACTTACGCGCGCTCAACCAATAATGGATGCAATTATGATTCACCCATTTGTACAAGCAATCGCTAAAGGTGAGGTCCCCAATGATGTTTTAAACTATTACGTTGAACAAGATGAACACTATTTAAAAGACTATTTGCAAGTTACCGCACTAACAGTCACAAAAACGAGTCATTCAGATGATATCGCACGTCTCCTAGAAACCGCGCAATTTGTCAGTAATGAATCAAAAGCACACGAAGTGATGTTAACTATCACTGGTCATCACGTTGAAAACTGGCGTCGCAGTCCCGAAACACAACTTTATACAGACCATATGTACACATCCGCATATCATGGTACATACGCCGATGCGATTGCCACTTTGTTACCCTGCGCTTGGAGTTATGGCGTTATTGGTAGTGAACTCGTTGCCCAAGGAGCAAACAATGATGCCAACCCATTGAAAGAATGGATTGAAATCTATGCGCCACAAACAGATGATGGTGTTGATTATAATGCTTGGCGTTTTGACGCCTTAGAACGTGCTGTTTCTCAATTCAATGATAACCAAAAAGAACATGTCGCTCAAACATTTTTGAAAAGTTTAGAAATGGAGTGGCGTTTCTGGGAAGCTGCCTGGAAGCAAACACAATGGCAGTTTAAATTTTAA
- a CDS encoding dihydrofolate reductase family protein, which translates to MRHVVFYGAISLDGFLSDENDDLQWLFDTNLNNQSTYEAFEKTVGTFVMGRKTFDMTKQLMGDEILYEGKEKVVFSRGQHENIKDVTYVSGDIVKIIKGYQQQSGGNIWIIGGGGILKPLLEAHMVDELWVQIVPVLLGRGKRLFEPGDYRYRLQTIGTTQLGEMTEIHFKRVDESFSSLPT; encoded by the coding sequence ATGCGACACGTTGTTTTTTATGGCGCAATCAGTTTGGATGGTTTTTTATCCGATGAAAACGATGATTTGCAGTGGTTGTTCGACACGAACTTAAATAATCAGTCAACTTATGAAGCGTTCGAAAAAACAGTTGGCACATTTGTCATGGGTCGAAAAACTTTTGACATGACCAAACAACTTATGGGTGACGAAATACTTTATGAAGGCAAAGAAAAAGTTGTTTTTTCACGGGGCCAGCATGAGAATATAAAAGATGTCACCTATGTTTCAGGAGATATTGTAAAGATTATTAAAGGTTATCAACAACAATCTGGTGGTAACATATGGATTATTGGTGGTGGTGGCATTTTAAAACCATTACTTGAAGCGCATATGGTTGATGAGTTATGGGTACAAATTGTGCCGGTATTACTCGGACGAGGAAAGCGATTGTTTGAACCAGGTGACTACCGCTATCGCCTGCAAACAATTGGCACGACTCAATTAGGTGAAATGACAGAAATACATTTCAAACGAGTGGATGAATCGTTTAGCTCACTTCCTACTTGA
- a CDS encoding ABC transporter ATP-binding protein, translating into MTELVVDHVNFAYRETPVLTDISLKLRPNSFSLLVGPSGSGKSTLLKLLSGLYPTFSDGSLTGNLTLDNYDVHDIVPYQRVAHIGYLFQNPARQFVMKTPFEELRFSLENLQVKPEEIEQRILNALDSVGMTAFMHHDLLHLSGGEKQKVALATVLAADSEYLLLDEPFANVDPTARLQLIDVIKSYQRQGKTILITDHDWSGYADAIDDIFVMTAGRLHHALPDERQQILTKLPNQPVLHTSLPTEKKGILTLESVTLESGQRTLLSRTTRLFPKGKRILITGPNGVGKSTLLSALVKLYLYGGTITYQQENIAKRKIARHVQDVALVFQNAEQQFVAMTVREELEQAQSLSRFPEIWHNDQLTQVLTQLNLNDLRDHIVYQLSGGQQKKLQVLLMLMTGTPTLLFDEPLAGLDSVSQQHLLNIIADFTTRQHQTVIMISHQLHAVTNWFDYHLQFDNQSLNYIGGAS; encoded by the coding sequence GTGACTGAGTTAGTGGTTGACCATGTGAATTTTGCTTATCGCGAAACACCAGTGTTAACCGATATTTCACTTAAATTGCGACCTAACAGTTTCAGCTTGCTTGTCGGTCCAAGCGGTAGCGGTAAATCGACATTACTTAAATTACTATCTGGTTTGTACCCAACATTTAGTGATGGGTCATTAACTGGTAACTTAACGCTAGATAATTATGATGTTCATGACATTGTACCTTATCAGCGTGTTGCACACATTGGCTATCTTTTTCAAAATCCTGCACGCCAATTTGTCATGAAAACACCCTTTGAAGAACTACGATTTAGCCTTGAAAATTTACAGGTTAAACCTGAAGAAATTGAACAACGTATCCTAAATGCACTAGACAGTGTCGGTATGACAGCTTTTATGCATCACGATTTATTACATTTATCTGGTGGTGAAAAGCAAAAAGTTGCACTGGCTACCGTTTTAGCCGCAGACAGTGAATATTTATTGCTAGATGAACCGTTTGCAAACGTCGATCCCACAGCAAGATTACAACTGATTGATGTCATCAAATCCTACCAACGTCAAGGTAAAACAATTTTAATCACAGATCACGATTGGAGTGGTTATGCTGATGCCATTGATGATATCTTTGTTATGACAGCTGGTCGCTTACATCATGCATTGCCAGACGAGCGACAACAGATTTTGACAAAATTACCAAACCAACCCGTGCTTCATACGTCTTTGCCTACTGAAAAAAAAGGCATTCTGACACTTGAATCTGTCACACTTGAAAGTGGTCAGCGGACACTGTTATCTCGCACGACACGTTTATTTCCAAAAGGCAAAAGAATCCTTATCACTGGACCAAACGGCGTTGGTAAATCAACCCTACTATCTGCTTTGGTTAAATTATACCTTTACGGTGGTACGATTACTTACCAGCAAGAAAATATTGCAAAGCGTAAAATAGCTAGGCATGTACAAGACGTTGCACTCGTTTTTCAAAATGCTGAACAACAATTCGTCGCCATGACCGTGCGCGAAGAATTAGAACAAGCGCAATCATTAAGCCGCTTCCCTGAAATTTGGCATAATGATCAACTGACACAAGTGTTAACACAGTTAAATCTCAATGATCTTCGTGACCACATTGTTTATCAATTATCTGGTGGCCAACAGAAAAAGCTACAAGTATTGCTCATGTTAATGACAGGTACCCCAACGTTATTGTTTGATGAGCCATTAGCTGGACTTGACAGCGTATCGCAGCAACATTTGCTCAATATCATCGCTGACTTTACCACACGTCAACATCAAACGGTCATCATGATTAGTCATCAATTACATGCAGTCACTAATTGGTTTGATTACCATCTGCAATTTGACAATCAATCATTAAATTACATCGGCGGTGCATCATGA
- a CDS encoding energy-coupling factor transporter transmembrane component T family protein yields the protein MNPLIKFATIMVIALELTFIKSVTLNLIVIGVSAFLYLFLKLNWRQWLWLLILPLLPGLGSWFSLMYFGTGDHQHMAWVMLSRVFAYLWLGGLFTLKLNDERDVFLATLEQKAKLSATFVYALVGVLNFMPAVSQEMKTIRVASQMRGQTLHIWQPQLYFKAILAAIRWSQNLAEGMVSHGFTEGATRTHLQVVTIKRRDWFLLVIILIAFQLLLLPHWY from the coding sequence ATGAATCCACTCATAAAATTTGCCACAATTATGGTTATTGCTTTAGAGCTGACTTTCATAAAAAGTGTGACACTCAATCTAATTGTTATTGGTGTCAGTGCCTTTCTATACCTATTTTTAAAGCTCAATTGGCGTCAATGGCTATGGTTATTGATATTACCGTTACTCCCAGGACTCGGTTCTTGGTTTTCATTGATGTACTTTGGTACTGGTGACCATCAACACATGGCTTGGGTCATGTTATCACGTGTTTTCGCCTATCTATGGCTAGGTGGTTTATTCACTTTAAAGCTTAATGATGAACGTGATGTTTTCCTAGCAACACTTGAACAAAAAGCCAAACTGAGCGCAACATTTGTTTATGCATTAGTTGGTGTTTTAAATTTCATGCCTGCTGTTAGCCAAGAAATGAAGACCATTAGAGTCGCTTCTCAAATGCGTGGTCAAACCCTTCATATTTGGCAACCACAGCTCTATTTTAAAGCTATTTTAGCGGCTATTCGTTGGTCTCAAAATCTAGCTGAAGGCATGGTTAGTCATGGTTTTACTGAAGGTGCAACACGTACGCACCTTCAAGTCGTTACTATTAAGCGACGTGATTGGTTCTTACTCGTTATCATTTTAATTGCATTTCAATTATTACTATTACCACACTGGTACTGA
- a CDS encoding GNAT family N-acetyltransferase, which yields MNITLEPFSQEAMQHVYDIEYGRLADRTWMAFNGPYFRDPIPTWHEFQQKAYHLINSTHHRLIYFNHRIVGEVSAHWADGNLQHWLEIGIIIYQKSDWGKSIATSAIKIWILDLFAQHDQLPHIGLTTWSGNAGMVRVSKKAGFVHEGTIRQVRYWQGHYYDSIKYGILRTEIVSSRK from the coding sequence ATGAATATTACCCTTGAACCTTTTTCACAGGAAGCAATGCAACACGTTTATGATATTGAATATGGCAGATTAGCTGATCGCACTTGGATGGCCTTCAATGGTCCCTATTTTCGTGACCCTATCCCAACATGGCATGAATTTCAACAAAAAGCGTACCATTTAATTAATAGTACGCATCATCGCTTAATTTATTTTAACCATCGGATTGTCGGTGAGGTTTCTGCACATTGGGCTGATGGGAACCTGCAACATTGGTTAGAAATTGGTATCATTATTTATCAAAAAAGTGATTGGGGTAAAAGTATTGCCACCAGTGCGATAAAAATTTGGATATTAGATCTTTTCGCACAACATGACCAACTGCCACATATTGGTCTCACAACATGGTCTGGTAACGCCGGAATGGTACGTGTAAGTAAAAAAGCAGGTTTTGTACATGAAGGTACTATACGACAAGTACGCTATTGGCAAGGTCACTATTACGACTCTATCAAATATGGTATTCTGCGTACTGAGATAGTATCAAGTAGGAAGTGA
- the nagA gene encoding N-acetylglucosamine-6-phosphate deacetylase → MAKLLQHIDLYTGSKHLTDAYLRFTDVIHDVGYMTDFTPQNDDELVVEATGKLVVPGFIDVHKHGGYGLDTMDGDVEKLDDMVNKMVTEGITSLFPTTMTQSPENIERALLTIDEVAKINPVIQGIHLEGPFINKVFMGAQPEEYIIDPNTALLKKWYELSGKRIRLVTYAPENGGIPDFEEFMLKHHIIPSIGHSNATRAQLLHSRATHITHLYNAQRPLHHREPGVTGHGMIEESITGELIADGFHIVPDMLEIAFRLKGAHRLELVTDSMRAEGLGNGISELGGQKVVVQDKQARLENGHLAGSVLAYDDAFRHIQQFTSADINDAVQMSSVNQAREFGLTQKGDLSFGKDADFNIFNKEDMQLQATYSLGRRFARENL, encoded by the coding sequence ATGGCTAAATTATTGCAGCATATTGATCTTTACACAGGTTCAAAACATTTGACAGATGCGTATCTACGATTCACAGATGTGATTCATGATGTTGGCTACATGACTGACTTTACACCACAAAATGATGATGAATTGGTTGTAGAAGCAACTGGGAAGTTGGTCGTACCTGGTTTTATTGATGTTCATAAACATGGTGGGTATGGTCTGGATACCATGGACGGCGATGTTGAAAAGCTTGATGATATGGTCAATAAAATGGTTACCGAAGGTATCACCTCACTATTTCCAACAACGATGACGCAATCACCTGAAAATATCGAACGTGCATTATTAACAATTGATGAAGTTGCTAAAATAAATCCTGTTATTCAAGGCATTCACTTAGAGGGTCCCTTCATTAATAAAGTCTTTATGGGTGCCCAACCAGAAGAATACATTATTGACCCCAATACGGCATTGCTTAAAAAATGGTATGAATTGTCTGGTAAACGCATTAGACTGGTGACTTATGCACCAGAAAATGGTGGGATACCAGATTTTGAAGAATTTATGCTAAAGCATCACATTATACCTTCAATTGGTCACTCTAATGCCACACGTGCGCAATTATTGCATTCACGGGCAACACATATAACCCATTTGTATAATGCACAAAGACCATTACACCATCGCGAACCTGGTGTCACTGGACATGGTATGATAGAAGAATCAATAACAGGTGAGCTAATCGCTGATGGTTTTCATATTGTGCCTGATATGCTTGAAATTGCTTTTCGTTTGAAGGGTGCACATCGACTAGAACTCGTAACAGATTCGATGCGTGCTGAAGGATTAGGAAACGGTATATCAGAGCTAGGTGGCCAAAAAGTGGTAGTCCAAGATAAACAGGCACGTCTCGAAAATGGTCATTTAGCCGGTTCCGTATTGGCCTATGATGATGCGTTTCGTCATATACAACAGTTTACGTCTGCTGATATTAACGATGCCGTACAAATGAGTTCAGTTAACCAAGCACGTGAGTTTGGTTTAACTCAAAAAGGCGACCTATCTTTTGGAAAGGACGCAGATTTTAATATTTTTAACAAGGAAGATATGCAATTACAGGCAACCTATTCATTGGGTCGCCGATTTGCTCGGGAAAATTTATGA